The segment CACATAATTGTTCGTTCCCGTTTTCGTCTACTACTGTAATATTTTGTTCTCCGTGTTCCATTCTGCTCACCTCTAGTTTATTGTTGGCTGTCTAAATATCCTTGTAAAATAACCACTGCAGCCATTTTGTCAATTACTTGCTTTCTTTTTTTTCTACTTACGTCAGCAGAGAGGAGAATTCTTTCTGCTGCTACAGTAGAAAGACGTTCATCCCAATAGATGACAGGCAGCCCGGTTTTGGAGGTCAGCTTCTCGCCATAGTGCTTGCTGGCTTCCCCCCTGGGTCCGATGGAGCCGTTCATGTTTTTGGGTAGCCCTATTACCACTTTTTCAGGCTTATATTCTGCGATAATTTGCTTCAATCGCTTAAAGCCCAAATTTTTAATTGCTTCATCAATTTTTATCGTTTCCAAACCTTGTGCAGTCCATCCCATTTCATCGCTGATGGCCACACCCACCGTTTTGGAACCGACGTCTAAGCCCAAAATGCGCATGTACTACTCCTTGCGGTGCTGTTCTAAGTAGGACTTCACCAATTCTTCAATAAGCTCGTCCCTTTCAATTTTCCGAATAAGCGTTCTCGCGTCTTTATGACGAGGGATATAAGCAGGATCCCCGGATAATAAGTAACCTACGATTTGATTAATCGGATTGTACCCTTTTTCCTGCAACGCCTCATAAACCGTTATTAATACGTCATCAACATTAGCTTCCAATGCATCTTCCGGAAAGTTAAATTTCATTGTTTTGTCAAAGGAGCTCATCATTTGCACCTCTCTCTTAGACTTCTTTTTTTCTATCTGCTTGTCAATTGTTACCTATATTGTACACCAAATGTCGGCAATGTTAAACGGATTTTATCCAATCTTCAACAGATTGTAATGCAGAATCGACTTGTTCCGGGTTTTTTCCGCCTGCTTGTGCCATATCGGGACGACCACCACCGCCGCCACCGCAACGTGTAGCCACCTCTTTAACAACCTTACCGGCATGGTATCCTTTTTCAATAAGATCTTTTGTTACACCTGCAGATATGTTTACTTTTCCATCTTGTACACTTGCAAGTACTATGATACCAGAACCTAATTTATTTTTTAAATCATCCACCATGGTTCGTAGGTTATTCATGTCCGTACCCGCCACTTTGCTCACTAGCATCTTTACTCCATTGACTTCTTTTGCTTTAGAAGAAAGGTTGGATGCTTCGATGTTTCCTAGCTTAGAAGCCAAGGACTGGTTTTCACGTTGTAATTCCTTCATGTCGGAAAGAAGAACATTGATCCTTGCTCCCACCTCTTGAGGTTTTGTTTTCAATTTTGCAGCAGCCTCTTTCAGCAATTGAACCTGATCATTCAACAGACGGTACGCACCTTCACCTGTAACGGCCTCCATACGACGTGTTCCTGCACCAATTCCAGACTCAGACACGATTTTGAATAGACCAATTTCAGAAGTATTCGGTACATGACATCCTCCGCAAAGCTCTAGGCTATATTCGCCAACTTGAACGACGCGCACGATATCCCCATACTTTTCACCGAATAATGCCATTGCCCCCATCGCTTTCGCTTCTGTTATGGACTTGTTTTCAATGACAACATTCATGCTAGCCCAGATCTTTTCGTTGACGATTGCTTCTATTTGCTCCATCTCTTCCTGTGTTACCTGACCAAAGTGTGAGAAGTCAAAACGAAGACGGTCTGCAGTAACCTGGGAACCAGCTTGGTTTACATGTGTGCCAAGCACATCTTTCAAAGCTTGGTGCAGAATGTGCGTAGCAGTGTGATTTTTGATGATTTGAGCACGGTTCTTTGCATGAACTTCTGCTTTTACCGTTTGCTCTCTTTTCAGCACACCTTCCTCTACAACGATGGTATGTAAATTTTGGCCGTTAGGAGCTTTTTGAACATCCTTCACAAATCCTCTTCCGGATTCGGTAACGATATATCCGTGATCAGCAATCTGCCCACCACTCTCGGCGTAGAAAGGTGTTTCTGACAAAATGACTTGTACCTCATCGCCGGTTTCAGCTGAATCTGCAAGCTCCCCATTTTTGACAATGACGGAGAGTGTTGTCTCTGCGGATAGTTGGTCATACCCAATAAAGCTGCTTTCGGAACGGACCTCCCCTAAAACTCCGGATTGGACCTGCATGGAGCTGGAATCTTGACGAGCGGAACGAGCACGATCCCGCTGGCCTTCCATCTCTTTTTCAAACCCTTCGTGATCAAGGGACATGCCCTGTTCTTCCACATACTCTTCTGTTAATTCCACCGGGAAACCGTACGTATCATAAAGGCGGAATGCGTCTGCACCGGAAACGACTGTTCTGCCTTCCTCTTTCGCTTTTGCTATGACGGTCGAAAGGATTGCCAAACCATCATTTAGTGTTTCATGGAATCGCTCTTCTTCTGTTTTTACTACACGCTGGATGAAATCCTGTTTTTCTTTTACTTCTGGGTAGAAATCCACCATGATTTCCGCTACTACTGGCACAAGCTCATACATAAATGGACGGTTGATGCCAAGTTGTTTTGCGTAACGAACAGCTCTTCTTAAAAGGCGACGAAGAACATAGCCACGTCCTTCATTAGAAGGTAGGGCACCGTCACCAACTGCAAATGTCACCGTGCGGATATGGTCAGCAATTACTTTAAATGCCGTATCTTTTTCCTCGTTTGTTCTATACTTTTCACCAGATATTTTTTCAGTCGCTTGTATGATTGGAATGAAAAGGTCTGTATCAAAGTTTGTCGGTACATCTTGGATAACAGATACCATACGCTCAAGGCCCATACCTGTATCAATATTCTTCTTTGGAAGCGGTGTGTAGGTATGATCTGGATTGTGGTTGAACTCTGAGAATACAAGGTTCCAAATTTCGAGATAGCGTTCGTTCTCTCCTCCTGGATATAGTTCCGGATCATTTTGATCGTTCCCATAGCTTTCACCACGGTCATAGAATATTTCCGTATTTGGTCCACTTGGACCTTCACCGATGTCCCAGAAGTTACCCTCGAGTCGGATAATTCTTTCTGCAGGAACACCAATCACTTCATTCCAATACTGATATGCTTCCTCATCTTCAGGATGGATGGTGACAGAGAGTTTTTCCTGGTCAAAGCCGATCCATTTTTCACTTGTAAGGAACTCCCACGCCCAGTCGATTGCTTCTTTCTTGAAGTACTCTCCGATGGAGAAGTTACCAAGCATTTCAAAGAAAGTATGATGACGGGCAGTTTTCCCGACGTTTTCTATATCATTCGTGCGGATGGATTTTTGTGCATTACAAATTCGGGGATTTGCCGGAATGACACGTCCATCAAAGTATTTTTTTAATGTAGCCACTCCACTGTTGATCCATAAAAGGGAAGGATCTTCGTGTGGGACAAGTGATGCGCTAGGTTCAACCGCATGTCCTTTTTCTTTGAAGAAATCTAGGAACATTTGTCGTACTTGAGCGGATGTTAGATGTTTCATGTGATTTTCCTCCTTTAATTGTTACTGTCAATACTCCTGTTTCCTTACGTTCCAAGTGTTAAGCTTTCCACGGGGCGGTGCTTGAGCCTGGTCATTTCATTGAAGGCCATTCAAATTTCTAATGATTTGTTTTACACCGCAAGCTTCCGCAACCGGCTTCGCTTATCCAGAGGGCGACCTTTAGCCTCCCGATGGAGTCACACACCTTTCATTACAGTCAACAGGGGGACTTTGTTTCAAGAAAACAAAAAACTCCCGTCCCTAATAACAGGGACGAGAGTGTTCTCGCGGTACCACCCTGATTATGACAGAAAAGTTCCGTCATCTCTCAGATTGCTTTAACGGTGCAAACCGGCAGGATTTTACCCTGCTCTCCGGATTAGCTTTCCATTACCCTTCATCCTGGAATTCTTTCAGCCGTGGAATTCCTCTCTAAGTGAGCAATGCTCGTCAGGATGGACTGTAACGTACTCAGATCCTTCTTTGAATTGGTTTATGTAGCTAGTATGTTTCGATTATATGCAACAGAAAGACGGTTGTCAATGTTTGATGAAATGAGCAGTAAGATGGGTCAAAGTGACCTTTAACACAGCAAATACCGGTACTGCTAATATCAATCCAATCACTCCCGCCACCTCTCCTCCTATCAAGAGGGCCAAAATGATGAATACAGGATGGATATGCAAGCTTTTTCCTACGATGAGAGGAGATAAAATGTTGCCCTCTATAAATTGAAGTCCAAATATGACGATAATGACGAGAATCACCATTTTCACTGACATAGTCGCGGCGATAATCACAGCCGGGAAAGCCCCTATTATCGGGCCAAAATAAGGGATGATATTGGTGATTCCGATAATAACGCCAAGAACTAAAGCATACTTCATACCACTTAACCAGAGGGCTACCGTTGCTAAAAAGCCAATAATCAGGCAAACAGTAAGCTGTCCTCTTATATAGCTACCTAAAGAGATGTCCACATCTTTTAAAAAGGCGAGCCCCGGCTCCCGCCATTTTCTAGGTGTAAGATACCAGACAAGTTTCTTGACCTGATCGTAATCCTTCAACAGATAAAATACTATAAATGGGATGACAATCAGAATGAAGATGGAATTTAATATTCCTTTCATTCCTGCTACTACCCTTGTTAAAAGATTAGACAGCATCGCTTCGAATTCACCAAAAGTCTGATCTACCCTTTCATGGATTCCGTCAGGCCAACTAGAGGTGGAGCTATGAATTTGTTTGATCCAACCACTATATGTTTGAGCAAGTCGTGGAAAATTGTCGGAAAGCTCCCACAGTTGGTCAATGATGACGGGTATGCCTTTGTACCCTATGAGACCGATTCCACCAAAAAACAATAGATAGATCAGAAGAATGGCTATAGGCCTTGGCATGCCTCTATTGTGCGTGTATTCTACAACCGGGTGCAACAGGTATGTAATGAAAATACTGATTAAAAACGGGATGCTTATGATTATTAAAATCCTTAGAACCGGTTCCCATAATGGACTCAGCTTCATGAAGACATACAAAATGATCATAACGAGTAGAAGTGTACCTAGGCGTAACAGCCATTTCTTCTGATTTTCCAAGAGAAACGCCTCCTACTCGTTATTCTCTATTTAGTTAAAGGGATTTATACGGGTATTTTACTTTAGATCCGAAATAGAATCCGCCACCGTCTCAATGATGAACTGAAGGTCTTCATCACTGATCGACAGAGGAGGAGAAAGTGTAAGCACATTATTATATCCAGCAACTGTAGCCCCGTTTTTCCCCACAATCAATCCTTTCTTTTTACAAGCAGCAATTACTCCATTAATCTTATCGATTTCGATCGGCTCTTTTGTATCTTTATTCTTAACGAGTTCCAATCCGACAAGCAGCCCTTTGCCACGCACATCACCGACATATGGATTAGCTGATAATCGTGATCGAAGTTCACTTAAAAGTACGGCTCCTTTTTCAGCAGAACGCTCTATCAGCTTTTCGTTCTCCATGATTTCCAAGTTTTTCAATGCCAGTGCACAAGAGGCGGGGCTTCCGCCGAAAGTGTTAACATGTCGCAGGTAATCGTATTCCTCCGCCCCTTTAAATTGCTCATAGATTTCCTTTTTGACCGCTGTTGCAGACAGAGGCAGATACGCGCTGGTGATTCCTTTCGCCATCGTGATAATGTCAGGTTTTACACCATAATTCATAAATCCAAATGGCTTGCCTGTTCTTCCAAACCCGCATATTACTTCATCCACAATTAGGAGGGCACCATGTTTCTTGCAAATCTCAGCGACTGCCCCCATGTAATTGTCAGGTGGGGTCAGTATCCCTCCCCCTGTTATGATAGGTTCCATGATCATGGCTGCAATGGTTTCACTGAGCTCCCATGTCATGACCTGATCAACATCTCTCACGCAACGCATCTTCATTGGATCTTCCGTTTGGGCATCTTCTATCCTATAGGTGTCCGGTGGTGGTATGTGTACAAAACCTGGTGCTAGGGGCTCATATTTGTATTTACGTTGCGCCTGTCCAGTGGCGGCTAGGGACCCCATTGTATTTCCGTGATAAGAACGGTATCTGGAAACGATTTTGTAGCGGTTGGCATCGCCACGCTGGGCATGATACTGCCTTGCTATCTTAAAGGCTGTTTCATTTGCTTCTGAACCACTGTTGGAGAAAAAGATGACATATTCTTCTCCCAGCCACTCGTTTAGTTTTTCGGCAAGCTTGATTGCAGGGACATGACTTTGTGTTAAAGGGAAATAAGCCAGTTCTTTCAGTTGTTCATATGCCGCTTCTGCAAGTTCCGTTCTTCCGTAACCGACATTCACACACCAAAGACCGGACATGCCGTCCAAATAACGGATTCCGTCAATATCTGTTACCCACGCACCTTTCGCCTCTTTTACCACCATCGTGGAAGTTGGACTGTAAGGTTTCATGGAATGCCATACATACCGGTCATCCTGAGCCAATAAATCATGTTCTTGCGTCTGATTCACTTTCGTCACCCGATACACCCTTTCCATTTTTAGGGATTTGGGAAAATGCCAACGCCGCTGTTGATTTCCGCTCTGGGCTTCGCTTTCCACGGGGTGCTTGCGGAGCCTCCTCGGCAAGCCTGGTGGCCTCTGAAAAAGTAATGAACTTTAGTAATCTGGTTAACACCGCTGTTGATTTCCGCAAACGGCTTCGCTTTCCGCGGGGCGACAATCTTGAGCCTCCTCGGGCTACGCCCTGCGGGGTCTCAAGATTGTCGCTATCCCCCCGCAGGAGTCTTAGCCTATTGCTCCAATCAACAGCTAGAAACCATAAAAAATGATAAGTTATTAGGTTTATCAGTGGCCTTGCAAGCCTGCGGGGTCTCTTCTAAGCGCTACCTCCCGTAGGAGTCTTCGTCCTGTGCTCCAATCAACAGCTGGGATATCCTATTAACTAATGCTTATTTCAAAAATCGAATCTTGATGTAATCATTTTTTTACGGGTGAAGAAATTCACGCCGTCTTTTCCGTTCACATGAAGATCTCCGTAAAAAGAGTCTTTCCAGCCCGAGAACGGGAAAAACGCCATCGTTGCTGGTACTCCTACATTGACACCAATCATGCCTGCATCCGCTTCTTCCCGGAACTGGCGAACTGCCTTGGCATCTTTTGTGTAGATGGTAGCACCATTTCCAAAACGGGATTTTTCAATATGAGACAATGCTTCATCAAGGTTCTTTGCTCGCAGAAGACTCAATACCGGTGCAAAGATCTCTTCCTTGGCAATTGTCATTTCCGGTGTCACATGGTCAAAGATAGTTGGTCCAAGGTAGTTTCCTTCTGTCATCTCATCCATTTCCTTTCGCCCATCCCTGATCAGGGAAGCCCCTTCTGATAAACCCTGTTTAATGTAGCCAAGTACTTTTTCCCTATGGCTTTC is part of the Sutcliffiella sp. FSL R7-0096 genome and harbors:
- a CDS encoding aspartate aminotransferase family protein — protein: MERVYRVTKVNQTQEHDLLAQDDRYVWHSMKPYSPTSTMVVKEAKGAWVTDIDGIRYLDGMSGLWCVNVGYGRTELAEAAYEQLKELAYFPLTQSHVPAIKLAEKLNEWLGEEYVIFFSNSGSEANETAFKIARQYHAQRGDANRYKIVSRYRSYHGNTMGSLAATGQAQRKYKYEPLAPGFVHIPPPDTYRIEDAQTEDPMKMRCVRDVDQVMTWELSETIAAMIMEPIITGGGILTPPDNYMGAVAEICKKHGALLIVDEVICGFGRTGKPFGFMNYGVKPDIITMAKGITSAYLPLSATAVKKEIYEQFKGAEEYDYLRHVNTFGGSPASCALALKNLEIMENEKLIERSAEKGAVLLSELRSRLSANPYVGDVRGKGLLVGLELVKNKDTKEPIEIDKINGVIAACKKKGLIVGKNGATVAGYNNVLTLSPPLSISDEDLQFIIETVADSISDLK
- a CDS encoding IreB family regulatory phosphoprotein, whose protein sequence is MSSFDKTMKFNFPEDALEANVDDVLITVYEALQEKGYNPINQIVGYLLSGDPAYIPRHKDARTLIRKIERDELIEELVKSYLEQHRKE
- a CDS encoding AI-2E family transporter → MENQKKWLLRLGTLLLVMIILYVFMKLSPLWEPVLRILIIISIPFLISIFITYLLHPVVEYTHNRGMPRPIAILLIYLLFFGGIGLIGYKGIPVIIDQLWELSDNFPRLAQTYSGWIKQIHSSTSSWPDGIHERVDQTFGEFEAMLSNLLTRVVAGMKGILNSIFILIVIPFIVFYLLKDYDQVKKLVWYLTPRKWREPGLAFLKDVDISLGSYIRGQLTVCLIIGFLATVALWLSGMKYALVLGVIIGITNIIPYFGPIIGAFPAVIIAATMSVKMVILVIIVIFGLQFIEGNILSPLIVGKSLHIHPVFIILALLIGGEVAGVIGLILAVPVFAVLKVTLTHLTAHFIKH
- the alaS gene encoding alanine--tRNA ligase, producing MKHLTSAQVRQMFLDFFKEKGHAVEPSASLVPHEDPSLLWINSGVATLKKYFDGRVIPANPRICNAQKSIRTNDIENVGKTARHHTFFEMLGNFSIGEYFKKEAIDWAWEFLTSEKWIGFDQEKLSVTIHPEDEEAYQYWNEVIGVPAERIIRLEGNFWDIGEGPSGPNTEIFYDRGESYGNDQNDPELYPGGENERYLEIWNLVFSEFNHNPDHTYTPLPKKNIDTGMGLERMVSVIQDVPTNFDTDLFIPIIQATEKISGEKYRTNEEKDTAFKVIADHIRTVTFAVGDGALPSNEGRGYVLRRLLRRAVRYAKQLGINRPFMYELVPVVAEIMVDFYPEVKEKQDFIQRVVKTEEERFHETLNDGLAILSTVIAKAKEEGRTVVSGADAFRLYDTYGFPVELTEEYVEEQGMSLDHEGFEKEMEGQRDRARSARQDSSSMQVQSGVLGEVRSESSFIGYDQLSAETTLSVIVKNGELADSAETGDEVQVILSETPFYAESGGQIADHGYIVTESGRGFVKDVQKAPNGQNLHTIVVEEGVLKREQTVKAEVHAKNRAQIIKNHTATHILHQALKDVLGTHVNQAGSQVTADRLRFDFSHFGQVTQEEMEQIEAIVNEKIWASMNVVIENKSITEAKAMGAMALFGEKYGDIVRVVQVGEYSLELCGGCHVPNTSEIGLFKIVSESGIGAGTRRMEAVTGEGAYRLLNDQVQLLKEAAAKLKTKPQEVGARINVLLSDMKELQRENQSLASKLGNIEASNLSSKAKEVNGVKMLVSKVAGTDMNNLRTMVDDLKNKLGSGIIVLASVQDGKVNISAGVTKDLIEKGYHAGKVVKEVATRCGGGGGGRPDMAQAGGKNPEQVDSALQSVEDWIKSV
- the ruvX gene encoding Holliday junction resolvase RuvX, which produces MRILGLDVGSKTVGVAISDEMGWTAQGLETIKIDEAIKNLGFKRLKQIIAEYKPEKVVIGLPKNMNGSIGPRGEASKHYGEKLTSKTGLPVIYWDERLSTVAAERILLSADVSRKKRKQVIDKMAAVVILQGYLDSQQ